In a genomic window of Tissierella sp. Yu-01:
- a CDS encoding MqnA/MqnD/SBP family protein — translation MKRLPYLLIIFVLISFISGCTPQKVEAPVELTEEIRVASLKGPTSIGLARLMDQNEKGESNNKYNFTMAATADEIVAAIGKGDLDVAAIPANLASVLYSKTEGKISVVAINTLGVLYIVENGNTLDSIEDLKGKTIYSTGKGTTPEHVLSYILKSNDIEVGKDVTVEYKTETTEVATLLTTNEDIVALLPQPFIAAAQEKNENIEVRFSMDEEWNKLDENSSLVTGVVIVNNEFLKNNKDSLDKFLDEYRESVDYVNNNLEEAAILVGNLDIIPAAVAEKAIPLCNITFIEGSEMEDKLSGYLKVLYDAAPNSIGGNIPDEGFYYKR, via the coding sequence ATGAAAAGATTGCCTTATTTATTAATTATATTTGTGCTTATATCCTTTATTTCTGGATGCACACCGCAAAAGGTAGAGGCACCAGTAGAACTAACTGAAGAAATTAGAGTTGCGTCACTTAAGGGACCTACATCTATTGGGTTGGCAAGGCTTATGGATCAAAACGAAAAGGGAGAGTCAAATAATAAATATAATTTTACTATGGCAGCTACTGCAGATGAAATAGTTGCGGCAATTGGAAAAGGAGATCTGGATGTAGCAGCAATCCCTGCTAATTTAGCTTCAGTATTATATAGCAAAACAGAAGGAAAGATTTCCGTAGTAGCTATAAATACCTTAGGTGTTTTATATATTGTGGAGAATGGAAATACCTTAGATTCTATTGAAGATTTAAAAGGAAAAACAATCTATAGTACAGGAAAAGGAACTACTCCTGAACATGTACTTAGCTATATTTTAAAGTCAAATGATATAGAGGTCGGTAAAGATGTTACTGTTGAATATAAGACAGAGACTACTGAGGTAGCTACACTTTTAACAACTAATGAAGATATTGTTGCACTATTACCTCAGCCATTTATAGCAGCAGCTCAAGAAAAAAATGAAAATATCGAAGTAAGATTCAGCATGGATGAGGAATGGAATAAACTTGATGAAAACAGTTCTCTTGTCACTGGAGTAGTTATTGTAAATAATGAATTTCTTAAAAACAACAAAGATTCCTTAGATAAGTTTTTAGATGAATACAGAGAATCAGTAGACTATGTAAACAACAATTTAGAAGAGGCGGCAATATTAGTAGGAAATTTAGATATTATTCCAGCAGCTGTAGCTGAAAAGGCTATTCCTTTATGTAATATAACTTTTATTGAAGGTTCTGAGATGGAAGATAAGTTAAGTGGATACCTTAAAGTATTATACGATGCAGCTCCTAATTCTATAGGAGGGAATATACCAGATGAAGGATTCTATTACAAGAGATAA
- a CDS encoding ABC transporter permease subunit — MKDSITRDKNNLIMRMCAYFFWFTIWQLIGHYLDNELLLPMPITVIRTLLSMMGNSVFYITVLNTFLRIILGFLISCIVGILLSILSYNFVFIRILLSPLISFIKSTPLASIIILTLVWVKSSNLSIFIAFFVVLPTVYTNMLKGLDNADQKLLEMAQVFRVNKYKKVRYIYLPTIKPYLIAAFNVSLGFCWKAGIAAEVIGLPQNSIGEALYSAKIYLNTPELFAWTLFIILISASFEKFFITFMKKI, encoded by the coding sequence ATGAAGGATTCTATTACAAGAGATAAAAACAATTTAATAATGAGAATGTGCGCGTACTTTTTCTGGTTTACTATATGGCAACTCATTGGACATTATTTGGATAATGAGCTGCTTTTACCAATGCCTATAACTGTAATAAGGACTCTTTTGTCTATGATGGGGAATAGTGTATTTTATATTACTGTTTTAAATACATTTCTAAGGATAATTCTTGGTTTCTTAATATCATGTATAGTTGGTATTCTTTTATCCATACTTTCCTATAACTTTGTATTCATAAGAATACTATTAAGTCCATTGATTTCCTTTATAAAATCTACACCTTTGGCTTCCATTATCATATTGACTCTTGTATGGGTAAAATCATCAAATTTATCAATATTTATAGCCTTTTTTGTGGTATTACCAACAGTATATACTAATATGTTGAAGGGATTGGACAACGCTGATCAGAAACTTCTAGAGATGGCACAGGTTTTTAGAGTAAATAAATATAAGAAGGTGAGATATATCTATTTACCAACAATAAAGCCATATCTAATTGCAGCATTCAATGTATCTTTAGGATTTTGCTGGAAGGCTGGAATTGCAGCAGAAGTCATAGGGCTTCCTCAAAACTCCATAGGAGAAGCTCTTTATAGTGCCAAAATATATCTAAATACACCTGAGCTATTTGCTTGGACCTTATTTATAATACTTATAAGTGCTAGTTTTGAGAAGTTTTTTATCACATTCATGAAGAAAATTTAA
- a CDS encoding ATP-binding cassette domain-containing protein has protein sequence MNIILKDITKAYDGEVVLNNINWEIEENKFNFLMGESGIGKTTLINILMGIVKPDSGHICGIEGRKISTVFQENRLLEDFDALTNLKLVTSKDTKDEEIINLLKNLGLGDSINKKVSQFSGGMKRRLAIGRALIYKSEIVIMDEPFKGLDKELYLKTIGYVKEKLKDKTVIIVTHREEECEIFEGKAMYLQ, from the coding sequence ATGAATATTATTCTTAAGGATATAACGAAAGCTTATGATGGTGAAGTTGTTTTAAATAACATTAACTGGGAAATAGAAGAGAATAAATTCAACTTTCTAATGGGTGAATCAGGTATTGGAAAGACAACATTAATAAACATCTTAATGGGAATAGTAAAGCCTGATTCTGGCCATATATGTGGAATTGAAGGCAGAAAAATCAGTACGGTATTTCAAGAGAACAGATTATTAGAGGATTTTGATGCCTTAACTAACCTTAAACTAGTAACAAGTAAGGATACTAAGGACGAAGAAATCATAAATCTACTTAAAAATCTTGGATTAGGGGATAGTATAAATAAGAAAGTGTCACAATTTAGCGGTGGAATGAAAAGACGCCTTGCAATTGGTCGTGCACTAATATATAAGTCTGAAATTGTTATTATGGATGAACCATTTAAAGGACTTGATAAGGAGCTTTACTTAAAGACTATTGGATATGTTAAGGAAAAACTAAAGGATAAGACAGTTATAATAGTAACTCATAGAGAGGAAGAATGTGAAATCTTTGAGGGAAAAGCAATGTATTTGCAGTAA
- the yfcC gene encoding putative basic amino acid antiporter YfcC, which produces MTNKKSRDLTKIRTPHTYAIIFLVVILCWVLTFLIPAGKFSTHTVEYTDSNGDVKSRTVLMAETFRYSYNLDNEFLASELPNLAEETALLEELGVDQEALNEFIATDQTNWDQGQLDELGLTDDVLYSIYGEDFYDTSERLHKTARVWGTDDFGGFGFLNYLFEGLVTGDKYGSAVGIVALILVVGGAFGIIMRTGAIDAGIYAFIAKTKGLERLALPLLFFLFSLGGATFGMAEEVIPFAMVMVPFVIALGYDSIVAVTVTYVASQVGNAASWMSPFSVAVAQGIAGVPVLSGATFRLIMWFAVTGLAAAYMMRYAEKIRKEPKLSVMHESDNQFRSRLEKANEDEKEFNIGHKLILLEMLVVLIWIIWGVTTKGYYIPEIASQFFVMGFVAGVIAIIFKLNGMTINDMASSFQGGVADLAGTAVVVGMAKGILLVLGGSDANVPSALNTILYSIGNALNGVPAFIAAWSMYIFQSLFNLVVTSNSGQAALTMPIMAPLSDIVGVSRQIAVLCYQLGAGFVDAFTPVSASLIGVLGVAKIDWSKWAKFQIKMQGFFFLIGTIIIFIAVTINFQ; this is translated from the coding sequence ATGACAAACAAGAAAAGTAGGGATCTTACAAAGATTCGTACACCACACACTTATGCAATAATTTTTCTAGTAGTTATTCTATGCTGGGTATTAACTTTTTTGATTCCTGCAGGGAAGTTTAGTACACATACAGTAGAGTATACTGATTCAAATGGGGATGTCAAATCAAGGACTGTATTAATGGCTGAAACATTCAGATATAGCTATAATCTGGATAACGAATTTTTAGCTTCAGAACTTCCTAATTTGGCTGAGGAAACTGCTCTATTAGAGGAACTTGGAGTTGATCAGGAAGCATTAAATGAATTTATAGCAACTGATCAAACAAATTGGGATCAAGGACAATTAGACGAATTAGGATTAACTGATGATGTACTATATAGTATTTATGGCGAAGACTTTTATGATACCAGTGAAAGACTTCATAAGACAGCTAGAGTATGGGGAACAGATGATTTTGGTGGGTTTGGATTTTTAAATTATTTGTTTGAAGGTCTAGTAACTGGAGATAAATATGGATCAGCTGTTGGTATAGTTGCTTTGATATTGGTAGTTGGTGGAGCATTTGGAATTATTATGAGAACAGGTGCAATAGATGCTGGAATTTATGCATTTATCGCAAAGACAAAAGGTTTAGAGAGATTAGCTCTTCCGCTATTATTTTTCTTATTTTCTCTTGGAGGGGCAACCTTTGGCATGGCGGAAGAAGTTATACCTTTTGCAATGGTTATGGTACCTTTTGTAATTGCTCTTGGTTATGACTCCATAGTTGCAGTTACAGTAACTTATGTAGCATCCCAGGTAGGTAATGCTGCATCATGGATGAGCCCATTTAGTGTTGCTGTTGCTCAAGGTATAGCTGGGGTACCTGTATTATCTGGGGCAACCTTCAGACTTATTATGTGGTTTGCTGTTACTGGATTAGCAGCAGCTTATATGATGAGATATGCAGAAAAAATTAGAAAAGAACCTAAACTTTCAGTAATGCATGAATCTGACAATCAATTTAGAAGTCGTTTAGAGAAAGCAAATGAGGATGAAAAAGAATTTAATATAGGACACAAATTGATTTTATTAGAAATGTTAGTAGTATTAATATGGATAATATGGGGTGTTACTACAAAAGGATATTATATTCCAGAAATAGCTTCTCAATTCTTTGTTATGGGATTTGTGGCTGGAGTTATAGCTATTATATTTAAGCTAAATGGCATGACTATAAATGATATGGCATCTTCATTTCAAGGTGGTGTGGCTGACTTAGCTGGTACTGCAGTAGTAGTAGGTATGGCTAAGGGAATTCTATTGGTTTTAGGAGGTTCTGATGCAAATGTACCATCAGCCTTAAATACAATTCTTTATAGCATTGGAAATGCATTAAATGGAGTACCTGCCTTCATTGCGGCATGGAGTATGTATATATTCCAAAGTTTATTCAATTTAGTTGTTACATCAAACTCAGGTCAGGCGGCATTAACAATGCCAATTATGGCACCATTATCTGATATAGTAGGAGTATCAAGACAAATTGCTGTACTATGTTATCAGTTAGGAGCTGGATTTGTAGATGCATTTACTCCTGTATCAGCAAGTTTAATAGGTGTACTTGGTGTTGCAAAGATTGATTGGAGCAAGTGGGCTAAGTTCCAAATTAAGATGCAGGGCTTCTTCTTTTTAATAGGAACAATTATAATATTTATAGCAGTAACGATTAACTTTCAATAA
- the iadA gene encoding beta-aspartyl-peptidase, which translates to MITIIRNVSVYKPEYIGIKDVLLLGDKIAAIEDKIDINLNNVIEVKEIDGTGKILTPGFIDCHVHILGGGGEGGFSTRTPEAILSGLTASGVTTVVGTLGTDGVARDMNALLAKARGLEEEGITTFIYTGSYRLPVKTLTGDLMKDIMAIDKIIGIGEIAISDHRSAQPSFEEFVKAVADTRVAGMLSGKAGIVNIHLGDGPRKLELLNRVVDETEIPITQFLPTHINRSQELFEEAVKYAKGGGFIDFTGSEDPDFWEEQDGEVRFSKGLKRLLDEGVSLDSFTLTSDGQGSLPIFNEKKEFIGIGVGKSTCLIKGIKECVFNEDIPLEIAIRAITCNPAKILKLKGKGKIKKDFDADLCLLDKDTLDIDTVIAKGKIMVENKEVIVYGTFDERG; encoded by the coding sequence TTGATTACAATTATTAGAAATGTAAGTGTTTATAAGCCGGAATATATAGGAATAAAGGATGTACTATTACTTGGAGATAAAATTGCTGCTATTGAGGATAAGATTGATATTAATTTAAATAATGTTATAGAAGTAAAGGAAATAGATGGTACTGGAAAAATCCTAACCCCAGGATTTATAGATTGTCATGTTCATATCTTAGGTGGAGGAGGAGAAGGTGGATTCTCCACTAGAACTCCTGAGGCTATATTATCAGGATTAACTGCTTCAGGTGTTACAACAGTTGTTGGAACTCTTGGGACTGATGGAGTTGCAAGAGATATGAATGCTCTATTAGCAAAGGCAAGAGGATTAGAGGAAGAAGGTATTACTACATTTATTTATACAGGTTCCTATAGACTTCCTGTAAAAACTTTAACTGGAGATTTAATGAAGGATATTATGGCCATAGATAAGATTATAGGAATAGGAGAAATAGCTATCTCTGATCATAGATCAGCTCAGCCTTCATTTGAGGAATTTGTAAAAGCAGTAGCAGATACTCGTGTAGCAGGAATGCTTTCAGGTAAAGCTGGTATTGTAAATATTCATTTAGGTGATGGTCCTAGGAAGCTTGAATTATTAAATAGAGTTGTAGATGAAACTGAAATACCAATTACACAATTTTTACCTACCCATATAAATAGAAGTCAGGAACTTTTTGAAGAGGCAGTTAAGTATGCCAAGGGCGGGGGATTTATTGACTTTACAGGAAGTGAGGATCCAGATTTCTGGGAAGAGCAAGATGGTGAAGTTAGATTTAGTAAAGGGTTAAAGAGATTATTAGATGAAGGAGTGTCTCTTGACAGTTTTACATTAACCTCTGATGGACAAGGAAGTTTACCAATCTTTAATGAAAAGAAAGAGTTTATAGGAATTGGGGTAGGAAAATCAACTTGTCTGATAAAAGGAATAAAGGAATGTGTTTTTAATGAAGACATACCATTAGAAATAGCAATCAGAGCTATTACTTGTAATCCAGCAAAAATTCTTAAACTAAAAGGCAAGGGAAAAATCAAAAAAGACTTTGATGCAGACCTCTGTTTGTTAGATAAGGATACATTAGATATTGATACAGTAATTGCCAAAGGTAAGATAATGGTTGAAAATAAAGAAGTAATTGTATATGGCACTTTCGACGAGAGAGGATAA
- a CDS encoding ABC transporter ATP-binding protein: MDKAIVIENLSKKYKNNRGIQDLNLEIDRGEIFGFLGPNGSGKTTTMKVMVGLMKADKGDVRINGYSIIKDYENAMKNVGCIIENVTPFPYLTAYENMQLSSRFKNEVNEIKIDKCLEITGLIKYKNEKIKNYSLGMKQRLGIAMAILSNPNVIILDEPFNGLDVEGMVEMRELIINLSEQQETTFFISSHLIHDIELTCTKVGILYGGKLLGVDSTNNILKNYSSLENYYLSEVDLNADS, encoded by the coding sequence TTGGATAAGGCAATTGTTATAGAAAATCTTTCAAAAAAATACAAGAATAATCGTGGAATACAGGACCTAAATTTAGAAATTGACAGAGGGGAAATATTCGGTTTTTTAGGACCTAATGGATCTGGTAAAACCACTACAATGAAAGTAATGGTCGGTCTTATGAAAGCTGATAAAGGCGATGTTAGAATAAATGGATATAGTATTATAAAGGACTATGAAAATGCAATGAAAAACGTTGGATGTATTATCGAAAATGTAACGCCTTTCCCATATTTAACTGCTTATGAAAATATGCAATTGAGTAGTCGATTTAAAAATGAAGTTAATGAGATAAAAATCGATAAATGCTTAGAAATTACAGGGCTTATTAAATATAAGAATGAAAAGATAAAAAATTATTCCTTAGGAATGAAACAAAGACTTGGTATTGCAATGGCAATTTTATCAAATCCAAATGTTATAATTTTAGACGAGCCCTTTAATGGTTTAGATGTTGAAGGAATGGTTGAAATGAGGGAGTTAATAATTAATCTATCGGAACAGCAGGAAACAACATTTTTTATATCCAGTCATTTAATACATGATATAGAGCTTACTTGTACTAAAGTTGGAATCTTGTACGGTGGTAAACTTTTAGGTGTTGATAGTACAAATAATATTCTTAAAAATTATTCTTCTTTGGAGAACTATTACTTAAGTGAGGTTGATTTAAATGCAGATTCTTAA
- a CDS encoding ABC transporter permease subunit, whose protein sequence is MQILKAVYINEIFKISKKKKIAVSFIFSVLSVVIAAIVVYSLNNFAGIRVTGSSEFSIMVLDVLIYSLFPLFTAFICIDMFAGEFADHTIKFTLTGHASRLKVFVGKIAAIATFLMINLIFVMILSVVVSLFISGSMLNILKVLMAYIMAFLPVFIFALVVVLISNTTRGTTSAFLLSIFMFLVFNGLGFAFPHLKSFLFTSTFDWYRLILGSYINFSKILRVFLILIGYAIMLFAAGYYQFEKKDI, encoded by the coding sequence ATGCAGATTCTTAAAGCAGTTTATATAAATGAAATATTTAAAATATCAAAAAAGAAAAAAATTGCAGTATCATTTATATTTTCTGTATTATCTGTTGTAATAGCTGCAATTGTAGTATATTCCTTAAATAACTTTGCAGGCATACGTGTGACGGGAAGCTCAGAGTTTTCAATTATGGTTTTAGATGTTTTAATCTATTCCCTTTTTCCATTATTTACTGCATTTATTTGTATAGATATGTTTGCAGGTGAATTTGCTGATCATACAATAAAATTTACTCTCACAGGACACGCATCAAGACTAAAAGTGTTCGTAGGAAAAATTGCTGCAATAGCTACTTTTTTAATGATTAACCTTATTTTTGTAATGATATTATCAGTAGTTGTATCTTTGTTTATAAGTGGTAGTATGCTAAATATCTTGAAGGTACTAATGGCATATATCATGGCATTCCTACCGGTGTTTATCTTTGCCCTAGTAGTTGTTTTAATTTCAAATACCACAAGAGGGACAACAAGTGCATTTTTACTTTCTATTTTTATGTTTTTGGTATTTAATGGACTAGGTTTTGCATTTCCTCATTTAAAAAGCTTTTTATTTACATCTACCTTTGATTGGTATAGATTAATTTTAGGAAGTTATATAAATTTTAGCAAAATACTTAGGGTATTTTTAATTTTGATCGGTTACGCGATAATGTTATTTGCAGCAGGATATTATCAATTTGAAAAAAAGGATATCTAG
- a CDS encoding HAMP domain-containing sensor histidine kinase — translation MNLKQRFLTQSIFVLIGTIIITTCVGFAYAYFFNLFNNSSVTAGLNQREIVVMENDNIVYKSEDFSIFQVKEMLMNISVKDNSYEYENKKYTINEDNFTNQDGDKYKIITLNQMINTGDFYRVLIIFVFTTFIIVFLIANLIVQKQNIKNIIIPITNLTKEMEKLRIGELETSITDNGYGEVRELGSAIEQLRLQLKNSIYYQQRVDENRKFLISSISHDLKTPVTSIRGYIDGVLDGIADTDEKKHYYLSKAIEKTKMINKMIEDLLLYSKLDLNQIPFEKEKVDIVKYMEDCVEDSLTDFKRENKRIILENELSTSPFIIIDGSKFKRVLQNIIDNAKRSIEEQTGQLNIILRETNSSIIIEFKDNGQGISKEDLPNVFERFYRADMAREVKGSSGLGLAIAKQIVEGLGGRIWAVSEIGQGASIIISLKKVKNEEVTR, via the coding sequence ATGAATTTAAAACAAAGATTTTTAACACAAAGCATTTTTGTTCTTATAGGCACAATTATTATTACAACTTGTGTTGGTTTTGCCTATGCTTATTTTTTTAATTTATTTAATAACTCCTCTGTTACTGCTGGTTTAAATCAAAGGGAAATTGTTGTAATGGAGAACGATAATATTGTATATAAAAGTGAAGATTTTAGTATATTTCAAGTTAAAGAAATGTTGATGAATATCAGTGTTAAGGATAATTCTTATGAATATGAAAATAAAAAATACACAATAAATGAAGATAACTTTACAAACCAAGATGGTGATAAATACAAAATAATAACCCTTAATCAAATGATAAATACAGGTGATTTTTATAGGGTGTTAATCATCTTTGTTTTTACGACTTTTATCATAGTCTTTCTTATAGCAAATTTAATTGTTCAAAAACAGAATATAAAAAACATTATAATTCCCATTACTAATTTAACGAAGGAAATGGAGAAATTAAGAATTGGAGAACTTGAAACTTCAATTACAGATAATGGCTATGGTGAAGTTAGAGAACTTGGAAGTGCTATCGAACAATTACGTCTTCAGCTGAAAAACTCCATATATTATCAACAGAGAGTTGATGAAAACAGAAAGTTTTTAATATCAAGCATATCCCATGATCTTAAAACTCCTGTAACATCAATAAGAGGATATATAGATGGAGTTTTGGATGGTATTGCCGATACGGATGAAAAGAAACATTATTATTTATCTAAAGCTATTGAAAAAACAAAGATGATAAATAAAATGATTGAGGATTTATTGTTATATTCCAAGCTAGATTTAAATCAAATACCATTTGAAAAAGAAAAGGTTGATATTGTAAAGTATATGGAAGACTGTGTTGAAGATAGCTTAACTGATTTTAAACGTGAAAATAAAAGAATAATTCTAGAGAATGAACTTTCTACTAGCCCCTTTATTATAATAGATGGATCAAAATTTAAACGTGTCCTTCAAAATATAATAGATAATGCTAAAAGAAGCATTGAGGAACAAACAGGCCAGCTAAATATAATATTAAGAGAGACAAATTCCTCTATTATAATAGAGTTTAAGGATAATGGTCAAGGAATTAGTAAAGAGGATTTACCTAATGTTTTTGAAAGGTTTTACAGAGCAGATATGGCAAGAGAGGTTAAAGGCTCAAGTGGCTTAGGGCTTGCAATTGCTAAACAAATTGTAGAAGGTTTAGGTGGGAGAATTTGGGCAGTTAGTGAAATCGGTCAGGGGGCTTCGATTATCATTTCTTTAAAAAAGGTTAAAAATGAGGAAGTGACAAGATGA
- a CDS encoding response regulator transcription factor, translating into MKRILIIEDDKSISELQKDYLEMSGYEVVCAFDGDKGLEYIKNDIFDLIILDLMLPQKDGFDILREVSESKQIPILIVSAKTDETYKIKGLNLGANDYITKPFGMGELVARVNSHIKTYEKFKHSSKKKLVIVGALSIDKQDRRVFIDNQEICLTQKEFDLLLFLVENPNRVFSKEELYERVWGYDSLSDATTITVHIARIREKIDTNSERRAFIETVWGAGYRFKI; encoded by the coding sequence ATGAAAAGAATTTTAATTATTGAAGATGATAAGAGCATTTCAGAGCTTCAAAAGGACTATCTAGAAATGAGTGGTTATGAAGTTGTATGCGCTTTTGATGGGGACAAAGGTCTAGAGTATATTAAAAATGATATTTTTGATTTAATAATTTTGGATTTAATGCTTCCCCAAAAGGATGGCTTTGATATATTAAGAGAAGTATCTGAATCAAAACAGATACCTATACTAATTGTGTCTGCAAAGACTGATGAGACATATAAAATTAAAGGACTAAACTTGGGAGCAAACGATTATATAACTAAACCTTTTGGTATGGGTGAACTTGTAGCTAGAGTAAATAGTCATATAAAGACATATGAGAAGTTCAAACACAGTTCTAAAAAGAAGTTAGTAATAGTAGGAGCATTATCAATTGATAAACAAGATCGTAGAGTTTTTATAGATAATCAAGAAATATGTCTAACCCAGAAGGAGTTTGATTTACTTTTATTTTTAGTGGAGAATCCAAATAGAGTTTTTAGCAAAGAAGAGCTATATGAAAGGGTATGGGGATATGACTCATTGTCAGATGCAACAACTATAACTGTACATATAGCAAGAATAAGGGAAAAGATCGATACGAATTCTGAAAGACGTGCATTTATTGAAACCGTATGGGGAGCGGGGTATAGATTTAAAATCTAG
- a CDS encoding sigma-70 family RNA polymerase sigma factor, producing the protein MVHQSVQLTEKEIEQIVDKYGNKLFKICLVILCKAYDAEDAVQETIIKYLIKKPTFNNSEHEKEWMITAAMNCCKNMRKFHFRRPHLEVSELQLYIKNKKIYDLLELLMNLPLKYKTVLLLHYYEGYKVDEVGAILRIPISSVKKLLKCERGMDVNKISNAVNSVEMSKLMKYRILENCNRLEEVNRIYKYKTI; encoded by the coding sequence ATGGTGCATCAATCTGTTCAGTTGACTGAAAAAGAAATAGAACAAATTGTTGATAAATATGGAAATAAGTTATTTAAAATATGTCTTGTAATTTTATGTAAGGCCTATGATGCTGAAGATGCAGTACAAGAAACTATTATTAAATATCTGATAAAGAAACCAACTTTTAATAATTCAGAACATGAAAAAGAATGGATGATTACAGCTGCTATGAATTGCTGTAAAAATATGAGAAAATTTCATTTCAGACGACCACATCTTGAAGTTAGTGAATTACAACTATATATTAAAAATAAGAAAATCTATGATTTGCTTGAGTTACTTATGAATTTGCCATTAAAGTATAAGACTGTTTTATTACTTCATTATTATGAGGGGTATAAAGTAGATGAAGTAGGTGCTATACTAAGAATTCCTATTTCGTCTGTAAAAAAGCTGCTAAAATGCGAAAGAGGGATGGATGTTAATAAAATTAGTAATGCTGTAAATTCAGTTGAAATGTCAAAATTGATGAAATATCGAATTTTAGAGAATTGTAATAGATTGGAAGAAGTTAATAGGATATATAAATATAAAACTATTTAG
- a CDS encoding zinc ribbon domain-containing protein YjdM, which translates to MLDLSGLPNCPSCNSEYTYEDRNMLICPECAHEWTLGIQADTMNNQIIKDSNGNILNDGDSVIVIKDLKVKGSSSSVKKGTKVKSIKLIYDSSDGHDIDCKIDGFGAMKLKSEYVKKA; encoded by the coding sequence GTGTTAGATTTGTCAGGATTACCAAATTGTCCAAGTTGCAATTCAGAATATACTTATGAAGATAGGAATATGCTTATTTGTCCTGAATGCGCTCATGAATGGACTTTAGGAATACAGGCAGATACAATGAATAATCAGATTATCAAAGATTCTAATGGAAATATATTAAATGATGGTGACTCTGTAATTGTGATCAAAGATCTAAAAGTAAAAGGTAGTTCATCATCGGTGAAAAAAGGTACAAAAGTGAAGAGTATAAAGTTAATATATGATTCCAGTGATGGTCATGATATTGATTGTAAAATAGATGGATTTGGTGCGATGAAATTAAAATCTGAATATGTAAAAAAAGCATAA
- a CDS encoding ATP-binding cassette domain-containing protein: MLRIQNLSKTFNIGTDNEINLFNRLNLEIEEHKCTAIIGSNGCGKSTLLNMIAGSIPIDSGEIILNGEDISKLREEKRALHIGRVYQDPSMGVSPTLTILENMSLADKKGEKFGLRKLVRKSNIDKYVDILKTLDLGLENKLNTRVKFLSGGQRQSLSLLMAAMKHPDLLLLDEHTAALDPKTSHVVMRKTKELLDKYKITTIMISHNMKDAIEYSDRIIMLDKGEVVFDKPSKEVTEEELLAIYKAKLEEQIA, from the coding sequence ATGTTAAGAATACAAAACCTATCAAAGACTTTTAATATTGGAACTGATAATGAAATTAATCTATTTAATAGATTAAATCTTGAAATTGAAGAACATAAATGTACAGCAATAATTGGTTCCAATGGTTGTGGTAAAAGTACTCTCCTTAATATGATAGCTGGAAGTATTCCAATAGATAGTGGAGAAATAATCTTAAATGGAGAAGATATATCAAAACTCAGAGAAGAAAAAAGAGCACTTCATATAGGAAGGGTATATCAGGACCCTTCAATGGGAGTCTCCCCTACCCTAACAATATTAGAAAATATGTCCTTGGCAGATAAAAAGGGTGAAAAATTTGGATTAAGAAAATTAGTCAGGAAAAGTAATATTGATAAATATGTGGATATATTAAAAACTTTGGATTTAGGATTAGAGAACAAACTAAATACAAGGGTAAAGTTCTTATCAGGAGGCCAAAGACAATCTTTATCATTGTTGATGGCAGCTATGAAACACCCTGATTTACTATTATTAGATGAGCATACAGCGGCCCTTGATCCAAAGACATCCCATGTAGTTATGAGAAAGACAAAGGAATTATTAGATAAGTATAAGATAACGACAATAATGATATCTCACAATATGAAAGATGCCATAGAATATTCAGATAGGATAATCATGTTAGATAAAGGTGAAGTAGTATTTGATAAACCGAGTAAGGAAGTAACTGAAGAAGAGTTATTAGCAATTTACAAGGCTAAGTTAGAAGAACAGATAGCTTAA